From Cellulosimicrobium cellulans, the proteins below share one genomic window:
- a CDS encoding 2-isopropylmalate synthase, with the protein MTAPATAACTPDASTESSSDPTTGLPADGGAATSAPAWNRQRPSRMPSFRYADVHARVDVPELPDRRWPSRRLTQAPLWVPVDLRDGNQALAEPMDPARKRRFFELLVAMGYTEIEVGYPSASQTDFDFVRLLAETDLAPEHVTVVVFTAARSDLIARTFEAVRGLRNPVVVHVYTATAPVWRDVVLGRDREDLARLVTDAGTDVLRHAGDDPRVRFEFSPEVFNLTEPDYVLDVCDRMTTLWDATPERPVILNLPATVEVATPNVYADQIEYMDRHLARRESVILSVHPHNDRGTGVACAELAVLAGAQRVEGCLFGNGERTGNVDLVTLGLNLHAQGVDPMVDFSDLDGIRDVVVACNRIDVHPRHPYVGELVHTAYSGTHQDAIRKGMERHRADAAASGLDPAAAPWRVPYLPVDPADLGRSYEALVRVNSQSGKGGVAYVLHSVHGLDLPRGLQVDLARRVQAHADATGAEVTPDALLTLFDAAYARPGVVEPVSWTSRRAGDGTERLDLQGTVDGERIGISGTGAGVVDALVDALTRLGRPVKILSLAQQSVGTGSDATAITYLEHRGPDGAPRWTVGRDTSVLGASVRAVCAATS; encoded by the coding sequence ATGACCGCTCCCGCCACCGCTGCATGCACTCCCGACGCCTCGACCGAGAGCTCGTCCGATCCCACGACCGGCCTCCCGGCCGACGGAGGCGCGGCCACGTCCGCACCCGCCTGGAACCGCCAGCGCCCCTCGCGCATGCCCTCGTTCCGGTATGCCGACGTCCACGCCCGGGTCGACGTGCCGGAGCTCCCCGACCGCCGCTGGCCCTCGCGCCGCCTCACCCAGGCCCCGCTGTGGGTCCCGGTCGACCTGCGCGACGGCAACCAGGCGCTCGCGGAGCCGATGGACCCAGCGCGCAAGCGCCGCTTCTTCGAGCTGCTCGTCGCCATGGGCTACACCGAGATCGAGGTGGGCTACCCGTCGGCGTCGCAGACCGACTTCGACTTCGTGCGCCTGCTCGCCGAGACCGACCTCGCGCCCGAGCACGTCACGGTCGTCGTGTTCACGGCGGCGCGGTCGGACCTCATCGCGCGCACGTTCGAGGCCGTGCGTGGGCTGCGCAACCCCGTCGTCGTCCACGTGTACACCGCGACCGCGCCCGTCTGGCGCGACGTCGTCCTCGGCCGCGACCGCGAGGACCTCGCGCGTCTCGTCACGGACGCCGGGACCGACGTGCTGCGCCACGCCGGCGACGACCCGCGCGTCCGCTTCGAGTTCTCGCCCGAGGTGTTCAACCTCACCGAGCCCGACTACGTGCTCGACGTGTGCGACCGCATGACGACGCTGTGGGACGCGACGCCCGAACGCCCCGTGATCCTCAACCTGCCCGCCACGGTCGAGGTCGCGACGCCCAACGTCTACGCCGACCAGATCGAGTACATGGACCGCCACCTCGCGCGGCGCGAATCCGTGATCCTCTCCGTGCACCCGCACAACGACCGCGGGACCGGCGTCGCGTGCGCCGAGCTCGCCGTCCTCGCCGGGGCGCAGCGCGTCGAGGGTTGCCTCTTCGGCAACGGCGAGCGCACCGGGAACGTCGACCTCGTGACCCTCGGCCTCAACCTGCACGCGCAGGGCGTCGACCCGATGGTCGACTTCTCCGACCTCGACGGGATCCGCGACGTCGTCGTCGCGTGCAACCGGATCGACGTGCACCCGCGCCACCCCTATGTGGGCGAGCTGGTCCACACCGCCTACTCCGGCACGCACCAGGACGCGATCCGCAAGGGCATGGAACGCCACCGGGCCGACGCCGCGGCGTCGGGCCTCGACCCGGCGGCGGCGCCGTGGCGCGTGCCCTACCTGCCGGTCGACCCCGCCGACCTCGGGCGGTCGTACGAGGCCCTCGTCCGCGTGAACAGCCAGTCCGGCAAGGGCGGCGTCGCGTACGTGCTGCACTCCGTGCACGGCCTCGACCTGCCTCGCGGCCTCCAGGTCGACCTCGCGCGCCGCGTCCAGGCGCACGCCGACGCCACCGGCGCCGAGGTGACGCCCGACGCGCTCCTCACGCTGTTCGACGCGGCCTATGCCCGGCCCGGCGTCGTCGAGCCGGTCTCCTGGACGAGCCGCCGCGCCGGCGACGGGACCGAGCGCCTCGACCTCCAGGGCACGGTCGACGGCGAGCGCATCGGCATCTCCGGGACGGGGGCCGGCGTGGTCGACGCCCTCGTCGACGCGCTGACCCGACTCGGCCGTCCGGTCAAGATCCTCTCGCTCGCCCAGCAGTCCGTCGGCACCGGCAGCGACGCGACCGCGATCACCTACCTCGAGCACCGCGGCCCCGACGGCGCCCCGCGCTGGACCGTGGGTCGCGACACCTCCGTCCTCGGCGCGAGCGTCCGCGCCGTCTGCGCGGCGACGTCCTGA
- the argC gene encoding N-acetyl-gamma-glutamyl-phosphate reductase yields MHMTIRVAVAGASGYAGGETLRLLAGHPEVEIGAVTAHSNAGSLLGEHQPHLRSLADRVLLPTSVEHLVGHDVVVLALPHGASGEIAAQLPDDVLVLDLGADHRLESAADWVAFYGSEHAGTWPYGLPELLLTSDAGAGASETKQRERLAGVRRVAVPGCNVTAVTLGIQPGVASGLVEGRDLVAVLANGYSGAGKSLKPHLLASEAIGSAQPYAVGGSHRHIPEIAQNLLAAGAPAVSISFTPTLVPMSRGILATVTARLSDDAARLDPAELDARVRWAWEDAYVGEPFVRVLPAGQWPTTAMTLGANTALVQVAVDHAAGRVVAVTAIDNLVKGTAGAAVQSMNIALGLPQTAGLTTEGVAP; encoded by the coding sequence ATGCATATGACGATCAGAGTCGCGGTCGCGGGTGCGTCCGGTTACGCCGGTGGGGAGACGCTCCGCCTGCTCGCCGGGCACCCGGAGGTGGAGATCGGCGCCGTCACGGCGCACAGCAACGCGGGGTCGCTCCTCGGTGAGCACCAGCCGCACCTGCGATCCCTCGCCGACCGCGTGCTGCTGCCGACGAGCGTCGAGCACCTCGTGGGGCACGACGTCGTCGTCCTCGCGCTGCCGCACGGCGCGTCGGGCGAGATCGCGGCGCAGCTCCCGGACGACGTGCTCGTGCTGGACCTGGGCGCCGACCACCGGCTGGAGTCCGCGGCGGACTGGGTGGCGTTCTACGGCTCCGAGCACGCGGGCACCTGGCCGTACGGGCTGCCGGAGCTGCTGCTCACGAGCGACGCCGGGGCAGGCGCGAGCGAGACGAAGCAGCGCGAGCGGCTCGCCGGCGTGCGCCGCGTCGCGGTGCCGGGGTGCAACGTCACGGCGGTCACGCTGGGCATCCAACCGGGTGTCGCGTCGGGGCTCGTCGAGGGCCGTGACCTCGTCGCGGTGCTCGCCAACGGCTACTCGGGCGCGGGCAAGTCGCTCAAGCCGCACCTGCTCGCCTCCGAGGCGATCGGGTCGGCCCAGCCGTACGCCGTCGGCGGGTCGCACCGGCACATCCCGGAGATCGCGCAGAACCTGCTGGCCGCGGGGGCCCCGGCCGTGAGCATCTCGTTCACGCCCACCCTCGTGCCGATGTCGCGCGGGATCCTCGCCACGGTCACGGCGCGCCTGTCCGACGACGCCGCGCGCCTCGACCCTGCCGAGCTCGACGCGCGCGTGCGCTGGGCCTGGGAGGACGCGTACGTCGGCGAGCCGTTCGTCCGGGTGCTGCCCGCGGGGCAGTGGCCGACGACGGCGATGACGCTCGGCGCCAACACGGCGCTCGTCCAGGTCGCGGTCGACCACGCGGCGGGCCGCGTCGTCGCCGTCACGGCGATCGACAACCTCGTCAAGGGCACCGCGGGCGCCGCGGTGCAGTCCATGAACATCGCGCTCGGCCTGCCGCAGACGGCGGGCCTCACGACCGAGGGGGTCGCCCCGTGA
- the argJ gene encoding bifunctional glutamate N-acetyltransferase/amino-acid acetyltransferase ArgJ yields MTVTTPQGFRAAGVAAGLKSTGAHDVALVVNDGPLDVAAAVLTTNRVFAAPVAWTRQAVSDGRATAVVLNSGGANACTGPEGFADAHRTAEHVADVLATSAGDVLVCSTGLIGVRLPMDTLLAGVDAAAAALADPAAGIDGGGDAALAIMTTDTVPKTVSVVREVADATAPDGAATWSVGGMAKGAGMLAPGLATMLCVLTTDAVVDAASADAALRAATRTTFDRVDSDGCMSTNDTVILLASGASGVEVTLDELTDAVTEASASLARQLVADAEGASHDVAVTVVGASSEDAAVAVARAVTRSNLFKAAIFGNDPNWGRIVSAVGTVPEEVAPFDALLLDVTVNDVQVCRAGGVGEPRELVDLAAEREVRVEIDLHAGSASATVWTNDLTHDYVHENSAYSS; encoded by the coding sequence GTGACCGTCACCACCCCGCAGGGCTTCCGGGCCGCCGGCGTCGCCGCCGGGCTCAAGTCCACGGGCGCCCACGACGTCGCGCTCGTCGTCAACGACGGGCCGCTCGACGTCGCCGCGGCCGTCCTCACGACGAACCGCGTGTTCGCCGCGCCGGTCGCCTGGACGCGGCAGGCCGTGAGCGACGGGCGCGCGACGGCTGTCGTGCTCAACTCGGGCGGCGCCAACGCGTGCACGGGGCCGGAGGGCTTCGCCGACGCGCACCGCACGGCGGAGCACGTCGCCGACGTGCTCGCCACGTCCGCCGGCGACGTGCTGGTGTGCTCCACGGGACTCATCGGGGTGCGGCTCCCCATGGACACGCTCCTCGCGGGCGTCGACGCCGCCGCGGCGGCGCTCGCGGACCCGGCGGCGGGCATCGACGGCGGCGGTGACGCCGCGCTGGCGATCATGACGACGGACACCGTGCCCAAGACCGTCTCCGTGGTCCGCGAGGTCGCCGACGCCACCGCGCCGGACGGCGCGGCGACGTGGTCCGTCGGGGGCATGGCGAAGGGTGCGGGCATGCTCGCACCGGGCCTCGCGACCATGCTGTGCGTGCTCACGACGGACGCCGTCGTCGACGCCGCGTCGGCCGACGCCGCGCTGCGCGCCGCCACGCGCACGACGTTCGACCGTGTCGACTCCGACGGCTGCATGTCGACGAACGACACCGTGATCCTCCTGGCCTCCGGCGCGTCCGGGGTCGAGGTGACGCTCGACGAGCTCACGGACGCCGTGACCGAGGCGAGCGCGTCGCTCGCGCGCCAGCTCGTGGCCGACGCCGAGGGCGCGAGCCACGACGTCGCCGTCACCGTGGTGGGCGCGTCGAGCGAGGACGCCGCCGTCGCGGTCGCGCGCGCCGTCACGCGGTCCAACCTGTTCAAGGCCGCGATCTTCGGCAACGACCCGAACTGGGGGCGCATCGTGTCGGCCGTCGGGACGGTCCCCGAGGAGGTCGCGCCGTTCGACGCGCTCCTGCTCGACGTGACGGTCAACGACGTCCAGGTGTGCCGGGCCGGGGGAGTGGGCGAGCCCCGCGAGCTCGTCGACCTCGCCGCCGAGCGCGAGGTGCGCGTCGAGATCGACCTGCACGCCGGCTCCGCGAGCGCGACCGTCTGGACCAACGACCTCACGCACGACTACGTCCACGAGAACAGCGCGTACTCCTCATGA
- the argB gene encoding acetylglutamate kinase — MSDPTTPTPHPDDAAFDTRTDLRPEQKAEVLVEALPWLEEFAGALVVVKYGGNAMVDDTLKAAFAEDMVFLRRVGLHPVVVHGGGPQISAMLDRLGIESEFRGGLRVTTPEAMDVVRMVLTGQVSRELVGLINAHGPYAVGLSGEDGGLLRAQRRHATVDGEPVDVGLVGDVVEVHPSAVQDLLDAGRIPVVSTIAPDLEDPTQVLNVNADTAAAALAVALGAKKLVVLTDVEGLYTSWPDTDSLVAQITRSELAALLPSLSAGMVPKMEACLRAVEGGVPAATVIDGRVPHSTLLEVFTTQGNGTMVVPDPAGAPAPEPATTAGGAA; from the coding sequence ATGAGCGACCCGACCACGCCCACGCCCCACCCGGACGACGCCGCGTTCGACACGCGCACCGACCTGCGCCCCGAGCAGAAGGCCGAGGTGCTCGTCGAGGCCCTGCCGTGGCTCGAGGAGTTCGCCGGCGCGCTCGTCGTCGTCAAGTACGGCGGCAACGCCATGGTCGACGACACGCTCAAGGCCGCGTTCGCCGAGGACATGGTGTTCCTGCGCCGCGTCGGGCTGCACCCGGTCGTCGTGCACGGCGGGGGCCCGCAGATCTCCGCGATGCTCGACCGCCTCGGCATCGAGTCCGAGTTCCGCGGCGGCCTGCGCGTCACGACGCCCGAGGCGATGGACGTCGTGCGCATGGTCCTCACGGGCCAGGTGTCGCGCGAGCTCGTCGGCCTCATCAACGCGCACGGCCCGTACGCCGTCGGTCTCTCGGGCGAGGACGGCGGCCTGCTCCGGGCCCAGCGCCGGCACGCGACCGTGGACGGCGAGCCGGTCGACGTCGGGCTCGTCGGCGACGTCGTCGAGGTGCACCCGTCCGCGGTCCAGGACCTGCTCGACGCCGGCCGCATCCCCGTCGTCTCGACGATCGCGCCCGACCTCGAGGACCCGACCCAGGTGCTCAACGTCAACGCCGACACCGCGGCCGCGGCGCTCGCGGTCGCGCTCGGCGCGAAGAAGCTCGTCGTCCTGACCGACGTCGAGGGTCTATACACGTCCTGGCCAGACACGGACTCGCTCGTCGCGCAGATCACGCGCTCCGAGCTCGCGGCGCTCCTGCCGTCGCTGTCCGCGGGCATGGTCCCCAAGATGGAGGCGTGCCTGCGCGCTGTCGAGGGCGGCGTCCCCGCGGCGACGGTCATCGACGGCCGCGTGCCGCACTCGACGCTGCTCGAGGTCTTCACCACCCAGGGCAACGGGACGATGGTCGTCCCCGACCCCGCGGGCGCGCCGGCGCCCGAGCCCGCCACGACCGCCGGAGGAGCCGCGTGA
- a CDS encoding acetylornithine transaminase — protein sequence MTAPADGSVAQWTDRYAHAVMDTFGPPQRVLVRGEGAYVWDADGKRYLDLLAGIAVNALGHAHPTLTAAVSAQLGTLGHVSNFFGTPTQIALAERLLALAEAPEGSRVFFTNSGTEANEAAFKMTRRTGRTRVLALQGGFHGRTMGALALTSKAAYREPFEPLPGGVEFVAFDDVAALEEAFSPAAVAARGEVAALVVEPVQGEAGVRSLSPGYLVAARELTARHGALLVLDEVQTGVGRTGSWFAYQQPEVGGGVVPDVVTLAKGLGGGFPVGAVVAYGERAATLLGRGQHGTTFGGNPVAAAAALATLGVIERDGLLENVRTVGALLRDGIAAAGNPLVAGVRGRGLLLAVQLTRPVAADVARAALDAGFVVNAVAPDAIRLAPPLILTPDQARDVVAFFAAVAVPEDPAAAATGPSAPGTAGPASTTAPTTRSS from the coding sequence GTGACGGCCCCGGCCGACGGCTCCGTCGCGCAGTGGACCGACCGGTACGCGCACGCCGTCATGGACACGTTCGGCCCGCCGCAGCGCGTGCTCGTGCGCGGCGAGGGCGCGTACGTGTGGGACGCCGACGGCAAGCGCTACCTCGACCTGCTCGCGGGCATCGCGGTCAACGCGCTCGGCCACGCCCACCCGACGCTCACGGCCGCGGTCTCCGCCCAGCTCGGCACGCTCGGGCACGTCTCGAACTTCTTCGGCACCCCGACGCAGATCGCGCTCGCCGAGCGCCTGCTCGCGCTCGCGGAGGCTCCCGAGGGGTCGCGCGTGTTCTTCACGAACTCGGGCACCGAGGCGAACGAGGCGGCGTTCAAGATGACGCGCCGGACGGGCAGGACGCGGGTCCTCGCGCTCCAGGGCGGCTTCCACGGGCGGACGATGGGCGCGCTCGCGCTGACGTCGAAGGCCGCGTACCGCGAGCCGTTCGAGCCGCTCCCGGGCGGCGTCGAGTTCGTCGCGTTCGACGACGTCGCCGCGCTCGAGGAGGCCTTCTCGCCCGCGGCGGTGGCGGCCCGCGGCGAGGTCGCCGCGCTCGTCGTCGAGCCGGTGCAGGGCGAGGCGGGCGTGCGCTCGCTCTCGCCGGGCTACCTCGTCGCCGCGCGCGAGCTCACGGCGCGCCACGGCGCGCTGCTCGTGCTCGACGAGGTGCAGACCGGCGTCGGGCGCACCGGCTCGTGGTTCGCCTACCAGCAGCCCGAGGTGGGCGGCGGCGTCGTGCCCGACGTCGTCACGCTCGCCAAGGGCCTCGGCGGCGGCTTCCCCGTCGGCGCGGTGGTCGCGTACGGCGAGCGGGCTGCGACGCTGCTCGGGCGCGGTCAGCACGGCACGACGTTCGGCGGCAACCCCGTCGCGGCCGCGGCGGCGCTCGCGACGCTCGGCGTCATCGAGCGCGACGGTCTGCTCGAGAACGTCCGGACCGTCGGCGCGCTCCTGCGCGACGGGATCGCCGCGGCGGGCAACCCGCTCGTCGCCGGGGTGCGCGGTCGTGGTCTCCTGCTCGCCGTCCAGCTCACCCGGCCCGTCGCGGCCGACGTCGCGCGCGCGGCTCTCGACGCCGGGTTCGTCGTGAACGCCGTCGCGCCCGACGCGATCCGCCTCGCGCCGCCCCTGATCCTCACGCCCGACCAAGCACGCGACGTCGTCGCGTTCTTCGCGGCGGTCGCCGTCCCCGAGGACCCGGCCGCCGCGGCGACCGGCCCCTCCGCACCCGGCACCGCGGGCCCCGCCTCCACGACCGCCCCCACGACGAGGAGCTCCTGA
- the argF gene encoding ornithine carbamoyltransferase: protein MAPRHFLRDDDLTPAEQRQVLEIGLAFRDDRTFRQPLAGPQGVAVLFDKPTLRTQLSFATGIAELGGFPVVVDGRLAQVGVRESVADVTRVLDRQASAIVWRTFGQDRLEEMAAISRVPVVNALTDDFHPCQILADLLTIAQLRGGTGALAGQTLAYVGDGANNMAHSYLLGGATAGLHVRIGTPDGYPPHPVFVADAERIAAETGGSVLVTSDPVEAVAGADVVATDTWVSMGDEAQAEQRALPFVPYQVNDELLAHAKDDAIVLHCLPAYRGKEITAEVIDGPRSAVWDEAENRLHAQKALLTFLLERS from the coding sequence ATGGCCCCCCGGCACTTCCTGCGCGACGACGACCTGACGCCCGCCGAGCAGCGTCAGGTCCTCGAGATCGGCCTCGCGTTCCGCGACGACCGCACGTTCCGCCAGCCGCTCGCCGGCCCGCAGGGCGTGGCCGTGCTGTTCGACAAGCCGACGCTGCGCACGCAGCTCTCCTTCGCGACGGGCATCGCCGAGCTCGGCGGCTTCCCGGTCGTCGTGGACGGCCGACTCGCCCAGGTCGGCGTGCGCGAGTCCGTCGCGGACGTGACGCGCGTGCTCGACCGGCAGGCGTCCGCGATCGTGTGGCGCACGTTCGGCCAGGACCGGCTCGAGGAGATGGCGGCGATCAGCCGCGTGCCGGTCGTCAACGCCCTGACCGACGACTTCCACCCGTGCCAGATCCTCGCGGACCTGCTGACGATCGCCCAGCTCCGCGGCGGCACGGGCGCGCTCGCGGGCCAGACGCTCGCGTACGTCGGTGACGGGGCCAACAACATGGCCCACTCCTACCTGCTCGGTGGCGCGACCGCGGGCCTGCACGTGCGGATCGGGACGCCGGACGGGTACCCGCCCCACCCTGTGTTCGTCGCCGACGCGGAGCGGATCGCCGCCGAGACCGGGGGGTCGGTCCTCGTCACGTCCGACCCGGTCGAGGCCGTCGCGGGGGCGGACGTCGTCGCGACCGACACGTGGGTGTCGATGGGGGACGAGGCCCAGGCGGAGCAGCGCGCGCTCCCGTTCGTTCCCTACCAGGTGAACGACGAGCTCCTCGCGCACGCGAAGGACGACGCGATCGTCCTGCACTGCCTGCCCGCCTACCGGGGCAAGGAGATCACCGCCGAGGTGATCGACGGCCCCCGCTCGGCGGTGTGGGACGAGGCGGAGAACCGGCTGCACGCGCAGAAGGCGCTGCTCACGTTCCTCCTGGAGCGGTCGTGA
- a CDS encoding arginine repressor, whose amino-acid sequence MTEARTATTKTARHARIAEIVRRTEIHSQAELARELEQEGLSVTQATLSRDLIELRAEKVRGASGALVYAVPGEGGDRSVQTAESPEYLAARLARLCSEMLVSAEASANLVVLRTPPGAANYLASAIDHSVLPHVLGCIAGDDTILVIARDPDGGADLARRFLELSGPLGGTLPGTPD is encoded by the coding sequence GTGACCGAGGCCCGCACGGCGACCACGAAGACGGCGCGCCACGCGCGCATCGCCGAGATCGTGCGCCGCACCGAGATCCACTCGCAGGCCGAGCTCGCGCGCGAGCTCGAACAGGAGGGGCTGTCGGTGACGCAGGCGACGCTGTCGCGCGACCTCATCGAGCTGCGCGCCGAGAAGGTGCGCGGCGCCTCGGGCGCGCTCGTGTACGCCGTGCCGGGGGAGGGCGGGGACCGCAGCGTGCAGACCGCGGAGTCGCCCGAGTACCTCGCGGCCCGGCTCGCGCGCCTGTGCTCGGAGATGCTCGTCTCGGCCGAGGCGTCGGCGAACCTCGTCGTGCTGCGCACCCCGCCCGGCGCGGCGAACTACCTCGCGTCCGCGATCGACCACTCCGTGCTGCCGCACGTGCTCGGCTGCATCGCGGGCGACGACACGATCCTCGTCATCGCGCGCGACCCCGACGGCGGCGCCGACCTCGCGCGGCGCTTCCTCGAGCTGTCCGGACCCCTGGGCGGGACCCTCCCGGGCACGCCTGACTGA
- a CDS encoding argininosuccinate synthase has product MTERVVLAYSGGLDTSVAIGWIAEATGAEVVAVAVDVGQGGEDLEVIRQRALDCGAVEAYVADARDEFAAEYCMPALRANGLYLDRYPLVSAISRPVIVKHLVRAARQFGATTVAHGCTGKGNDQVRFEVATTSLAPELKTIAPVRDLALTREKAIEYAEKHSLPIATTKHNPFSIDQNVWGRAVETGFLEDIWNAPTKDVYNYTDDPTFPPVADEVVVTFEQGIPIALDGVAVTPLQAIQEMNRRAGAQGVGRIDIVEDRLVGIKSREVYEAPGAIALIAAHQELENVTLEREQARFKRGVEQRWTELVYDGMWFSPLKRSLDVFIDDTQRYVSGDVRLVLHGGRATVTGRRSEASLYDFNLATYDEGDSFDQSQAKGFIEIYGLTAKLAAARDEKFGNGVDLGAGAL; this is encoded by the coding sequence ATGACTGAACGCGTCGTGCTCGCCTACTCGGGCGGCCTGGACACGTCGGTGGCCATCGGCTGGATCGCCGAGGCCACGGGCGCCGAGGTCGTCGCCGTCGCGGTCGACGTCGGCCAGGGCGGGGAGGACCTCGAGGTCATCCGGCAGCGCGCCCTGGACTGCGGCGCCGTCGAGGCGTACGTCGCCGACGCGCGCGACGAGTTCGCGGCCGAGTACTGCATGCCCGCGCTGCGCGCGAACGGGCTCTACCTCGACCGCTACCCGCTCGTCTCGGCGATCTCGCGCCCCGTCATCGTCAAGCACCTCGTGCGTGCCGCGCGCCAGTTCGGCGCGACGACGGTCGCGCACGGCTGCACCGGCAAGGGCAACGACCAGGTGCGCTTCGAGGTCGCGACGACGTCGCTCGCGCCCGAGCTCAAGACGATCGCGCCCGTGCGCGACCTCGCGCTGACGCGCGAGAAGGCCATCGAGTACGCGGAGAAGCACTCCCTGCCCATCGCGACGACCAAGCACAACCCGTTCTCGATCGACCAGAACGTGTGGGGCCGCGCGGTCGAGACCGGCTTCCTCGAGGACATCTGGAACGCCCCGACCAAGGACGTCTACAACTACACCGACGACCCGACGTTCCCGCCCGTCGCGGACGAGGTCGTCGTCACGTTCGAGCAGGGCATCCCGATCGCGCTCGACGGCGTCGCGGTCACGCCGCTCCAGGCGATCCAGGAGATGAACCGCCGCGCGGGCGCGCAGGGCGTCGGCCGCATCGACATCGTCGAGGACCGCCTCGTCGGCATCAAGTCCCGCGAGGTCTACGAGGCCCCGGGCGCCATCGCGCTCATCGCCGCGCACCAGGAGCTCGAGAACGTCACCCTGGAGCGCGAGCAGGCCCGCTTCAAGCGCGGCGTCGAGCAGCGCTGGACCGAGCTCGTCTACGACGGCATGTGGTTCAGCCCGCTCAAGCGCTCGCTCGACGTGTTCATCGACGACACCCAGCGGTACGTCTCCGGCGACGTGCGCCTCGTGCTGCACGGCGGTCGCGCGACCGTCACGGGCCGCCGCTCGGAGGCGAGCCTGTACGACTTCAACCTGGCGACCTACGACGAGGGCGACTCGTTCGACCAGTCGCAGGCCAAGGGATTCATCGAGATCTACGGTCTCACCGCGAAGCTCGCCGCCGCGCGCGACGAGAAGTTCGGCAACGGTGTGGACCTCGGGGCAGGAGCACTGTGA
- the argH gene encoding argininosuccinate lyase, producing MAEATDGGGRVSLWGGRFAGGPADALAALSKSTHFDWRLAGQDVAGSKAHAKVLHAARLLDDDELDGMLAALERLREDVASGAFVAADDDEDVHTALERGLIERAGPELGGKLRAGRSRNDQIATLTRMYLRDEARTIARLVLDVVDALIEQAAAHPGAAMPGRTHLQHAQPVLLAHHLLAHAWPLLRDVDRFIDWDVRAARSPYGSGALAGSSLGLDPAAVAAELGFDGPVENSIDGTASRDVVAEFAFVAAMLGVDLSRLAEEVILWATKEFGFVRLHDSYSTGSSIMPQKKNPDVAELARGKAGRLIGDLSGLLATLKGLPLAYNRDLQEDKEPVFDQVDTLEVLLPAFAGMVATLTFDTERMASLAPQGFSLATDVAEWLVREGVPFRVAHEVAGACVRACEERGIELWDLSDDDLAGISEHLTPGVHDVLSVEGSLASRDAVGGTAPVRVAEQLEAAKERSAEYRFWAQD from the coding sequence GTGGCGGAGGCCACCGACGGGGGAGGGCGCGTGAGCCTGTGGGGCGGTCGCTTCGCCGGCGGGCCCGCCGACGCGCTCGCCGCGCTGAGCAAGTCGACGCACTTCGACTGGCGCCTCGCGGGTCAGGACGTCGCGGGCTCGAAGGCCCACGCGAAGGTCCTGCACGCGGCCCGGCTCCTCGACGACGACGAGCTCGACGGCATGCTCGCGGCGCTCGAGCGCCTGCGCGAGGACGTCGCGTCGGGCGCGTTCGTCGCGGCCGACGACGACGAGGACGTGCACACCGCTCTCGAGCGCGGGCTCATCGAGCGTGCTGGTCCCGAGCTCGGCGGCAAGCTGCGCGCGGGCCGGTCGCGCAACGACCAGATCGCGACGCTCACGCGCATGTACCTGCGCGACGAGGCGCGCACCATCGCGAGGCTGGTGCTCGACGTCGTCGACGCGCTGATCGAGCAGGCCGCCGCGCACCCGGGTGCGGCGATGCCCGGCCGCACGCACCTCCAGCACGCGCAGCCCGTCCTGCTCGCCCACCACCTGCTCGCGCACGCGTGGCCGCTGCTGCGCGACGTCGACCGCTTCATCGACTGGGACGTGCGCGCCGCGCGCTCGCCGTACGGGTCGGGGGCGCTCGCGGGCTCGTCGCTGGGCCTCGACCCGGCGGCCGTCGCCGCCGAGCTCGGGTTCGACGGCCCGGTCGAGAACTCGATCGACGGCACGGCGTCGCGCGACGTCGTCGCGGAGTTCGCGTTCGTCGCCGCGATGCTGGGCGTCGACCTCTCGCGCCTCGCGGAGGAGGTCATCCTCTGGGCGACCAAGGAGTTCGGCTTCGTGCGCCTGCACGACTCGTACTCCACGGGGTCGAGCATCATGCCGCAGAAGAAGAACCCCGACGTCGCCGAGCTCGCGCGCGGCAAGGCGGGCCGCCTCATCGGCGACCTGTCGGGCCTGCTCGCGACGCTCAAGGGCCTGCCGCTCGCGTACAACCGCGACCTGCAGGAGGACAAGGAGCCCGTGTTCGACCAGGTCGACACGCTCGAGGTGCTCCTGCCCGCGTTCGCCGGCATGGTCGCGACGCTGACGTTCGACACCGAGCGCATGGCCTCGCTCGCGCCGCAGGGCTTCTCGCTCGCGACGGACGTCGCCGAGTGGCTCGTGCGCGAGGGCGTGCCGTTCCGCGTCGCGCACGAGGTCGCGGGCGCGTGCGTGCGCGCGTGCGAGGAGCGGGGCATCGAGCTCTGGGACCTGTCCGACGACGACCTCGCGGGCATCTCCGAGCACCTCACGCCCGGGGTGCACGACGTGCTGAGCGTCGAGGGCTCGCTCGCGTCGCGCGACGCCGTGGGCGGGACGGCCCCCGTCCGGGTCGCCGAGCAGCTCGAGGCCGCGAAGGAGCGCTCGGCCGAGTACCGCTTCTGGGCCCAGGACTGA